Part of the Pleurocapsa minor HA4230-MV1 genome, CCTTTATTACCATTGAACGAAAAAATTAGAGGGTAAATAGATATAAGTCTAAAATTAAATGCCAGAGAGAAAAAGGATTGGTATTTTAACCAGTGGCGGTGACTGTGCGGGATTAAATGCAGTGATTCGGGCGGTAACTCATTGTGCTGTCGATGTTTACGGTTGGGAAGTATTAGGAATTTGTAAGGCGACTCATGGCTTGATGACTCGTCCTCCTGAAGCAATTCCTTTAGATATTACCCAGGTCGATCGCCTCTTAACTATGGGGGGAACGATTCTCGGCACTACCAATAAAGGAGATCCCTTTGCTTTTCCCATGTCTGATGGTGAATTACGCGATCGCTCAAACGAAATTATTGAAGGATACCAACAACTAGACTTAGATGCTCTAATTGGGATTGGCGGAGACGGTAGTTTAGCTATTCTCAGGAAACTGGCACAGCAGGGAGGAATCAACCTGGTGGGTATTCCTAAAACCATTGATAATGACGTGGGTATTACCGAACGCTCAATTGGTTTTGATACAGCGGTGAATATTGCCACAGAAGCGATCGATCGCCTACATTTTACTGCTGCTAGTCATAGTCGAGTGATGATCCTCGAAGTTATGGGTCGAGATGCAGGACATATCGCCCTCAATGCAGGCATTGCAGGAGGAGCAAACATGATTATGATTCCTGAAATTCCCTATAAAATCGAAAACATCTGTGACCATATTAAAAAAAGACAGGCTAGAGGACAGGATTATTCGATCGCCGTTGTCTCCGAAGC contains:
- a CDS encoding ATP-dependent 6-phosphofructokinase, which produces MPERKRIGILTSGGDCAGLNAVIRAVTHCAVDVYGWEVLGICKATHGLMTRPPEAIPLDITQVDRLLTMGGTILGTTNKGDPFAFPMSDGELRDRSNEIIEGYQQLDLDALIGIGGDGSLAILRKLAQQGGINLVGIPKTIDNDVGITERSIGFDTAVNIATEAIDRLHFTAASHSRVMILEVMGRDAGHIALNAGIAGGANMIMIPEIPYKIENICDHIKKRQARGQDYSIAVVSEAVCTEAGEVLEQGHFADCRLGGIGQYLAEQITHKSGAETRVTVLGHTQRGGISSPLDRILASAFGVAAVELIAQEKYDRMVAWQDRQVTSIPIVEAIKNYRAVDPQDTLVKTARGLGICLGD